The Candidatus Eisenbacteria bacterium genomic interval CCGAACTGGGTGGGCGACGTCGTGATGGCGTATCCGGCGCTCGGTGCACTGAGAAATTGCACTCGAGGGCTGAGAATAGTGGCAGTTGCGCACGAGCGTGTCGCGAGCCTTCTCGAGAGCGCGCCGTTCATGGACGAGGTCCTTGTGATCAAGGGCAAAGGCGTGGTTGGTCCGGTCAGGACCGCCCGAGCACTCAGGGCCGGCAGGTTCGCTCTCGGAATCGTGATGCCGGATTCGTTTTCTTCGGCTTTTCTTTTCCGGCTCGGCGGAGTGAAGAGGATTGTCGGATTCAGGGGCGAGATGAGGAACGCGTTTCTGCGCACCGGCGTGTCAAAGAAGAACTGGTGTCACCTCTCCGAGCAATACGCTCAGCTTCTCCCCAGAGGGTGCGAGATCGACCGCAAGGTAGGTTTGCAGGTGAGTCACGACGGCGTGAGTCGCGCCAGGAAAATCCTCGAGGAGGCAGGAGTCTGGGAGAACACGAAACTGGCGATCGTTGCCCCCGGCGCAAGCTACGGCGAGACGAAAAGGTGGCCGGAGGAGAGATACACCGATCTCGTCAGGCTGCTCGTGGAGAAGGCGCAGTTTCAGGTGATTTTGGTCGGAAACCTTGCGGACGAGGAGCTCTGCGCCAGGATCGCCCGGAAAGCCGGTCGTTCTACAGTGAACCTTTCCGGCCAAACTACTCTGCCTGACTTGGCGGCCATTGCTTCGATTGCATCCGTGTTCGTAGGGAACGACTCCGGTGCCGCTCACGTCGCGGCCGCCTCCGGCTGTCCCGTGGTGGTCGTCGTCGGCTCGTCGGATCCCTCGTGGACGGCTCCCAACGGTGATATTGTCGACGTCATCTACGAGAGAGTGTCGTGTTCGCCTTGCTTTCTCAAAAAGTGCCCTTACGACTTGCGGTGTCTCTCACAAATCGATGCAGAGAGAGTATATCGTGCGGCGATCGGCGCCAGTAGAGAGAGGCGCTCAGACAGATATGGAGGAAACAGTTGAACGCAGGAAGATCGTCGAGTAAGGAGCAATCGATTGAGTCGCGGTGGGCGGTCTTCGTGGATAGAGACGGGACGATAATAGACGAGACCGGTTATCTCTCCGATCCTGACGGGGTCAGAATTTTGCCGCATGCCTCCTCGGGCCTCAGAAAACTCAACCGGATTGGCATTCCGGTCATAGTTGTTTCAAATCAGTCCGGAATCGCGAGACGAATGTTCACGGCCGAAGACGTGGAGAGGGTAAACCAGAGGATGCGGGACTTGCTTGCGGCCGATGGCGCCCGCGTGGATGCAATCTATTTTTGTCCCCATCATCCCGACTACGACGTCGAATGCGATTGCAGAAAGCCTCGGCCCGGACTCCTTGTTGCGGCATCCAAGGAACGGGGAATATCGCTCAAGGAGAGTTTCATGGTCGGCGACAAGCTCATAGATATGCAGGCTGGAAGGGCGGCAGAGACGTCGACCGTTTTTGTGCGCACGGGTGATGGGCAAAAGGAGTTGCAGGCCGCCGGGGCCGAGATATCAGCGGTCGCGGACGCGGTTTGCGAGGATCTTTCCGAGGCCGTCGAATGGATACTGGAGCAGAGAAACCTCCGTCGCTAGTCCGGATTCGAAAGATCTCTCGCGAGTCTTTTTGGGAATGGGGTGATTTGTGAGCACGATCAGACGGATCGTCGTCGTTGTTGCGGACCGGTTCTTTCTCCTGAGACCACTTGTGATGATGCCTGCGGTCACGTTCTTTCTTCTCGGGTATGGTGGGGCACGCGCGGGGCATGCGCGAGGCGACGGAAGGTTCTGGCTTGCCGTCATTGCGTACGCGATTCTCATGGGTTCCGTCTACGTCGTGAATCAGCTCACTGACGTGGAGAGCGACAGGGCGAACGACAAACTCTTTCTTCTGCCCGACGGGATCATCAAGAAGTCCGAAGCGCTTGCCCTGGCGGTTCTACTGGCTCTCTTCTCGATGGCCGCGGCTTTGAAAGTCGGGGGGACGACCCCGTGGCTCTTCGGGCTTTCCCTGGGAATGGGAATTGCCTATTCTGTTCCTCCCCTCGCTCTGAAGAGACTCTTTCCGCTCGACATTGTTTGGAACGCCGTAGGCTATGGAGTCGTGGCCTACGCGACTGGGTGGTCCGTAGTGAGGACGCCCGGTCTGCCCGATCTCACGAACGCCTTGCCCTTCGCTCTCTGTGTGGCCGG includes:
- a CDS encoding UbiA family prenyltransferase; protein product: MSTIRRIVVVVADRFFLLRPLVMMPAVTFFLLGYGGARAGHARGDGRFWLAVIAYAILMGSVYVVNQLTDVESDRANDKLFLLPDGIIKKSEALALAVLLALFSMAAALKVGGTTPWLFGLSLGMGIAYSVPPLALKRLFPLDIVWNAVGYGVVAYATGWSVVRTPGLPDLTNALPFALCVAGVFVLTALVDREGDERSGFKSTGVALSLKQGVWLALVLVVMALVLAVLVENRLATIGSALSLPLFAGAALRGNSRSAKIAYRCSSAVFVLMVGVINPLFLAVVLVLLGLSRVYYSKRFSLGYPSVRGR
- a CDS encoding HAD family hydrolase: MNAGRSSSKEQSIESRWAVFVDRDGTIIDETGYLSDPDGVRILPHASSGLRKLNRIGIPVIVVSNQSGIARRMFTAEDVERVNQRMRDLLAADGARVDAIYFCPHHPDYDVECDCRKPRPGLLVAASKERGISLKESFMVGDKLIDMQAGRAAETSTVFVRTGDGQKELQAAGAEISAVADAVCEDLSEAVEWILEQRNLRR